A single Diceros bicornis minor isolate mBicDic1 chromosome 7, mDicBic1.mat.cur, whole genome shotgun sequence DNA region contains:
- the LOC131409074 gene encoding LOW QUALITY PROTEIN: olfactory receptor 51G2-like (The sequence of the model RefSeq protein was modified relative to this genomic sequence to represent the inferred CDS: inserted 1 base in 1 codon; substituted 1 base at 1 genomic stop codon) has product MFNSSQFTQKYFLLTGLPGLEALYPCFIFLLCFTYLVAIVGNSLILTVIKKNTSLHQPMYLLLAMLAFAELGVSASTLSTVMGIFLFGASEIYFEACLLQMFSIHSFSIMESGVLLAVSVDSFVTIYNPLWYTAILTLPRIAGSGAALGLKSVMLMFPLSFLLKHLPFCGHNVLSHSFCLHSDLIXLPCADTVXNSILGLCIVTSNFGLDSLLIIISYVLILYTVLGITSGEGWQKALNTCVSIICAVLVFYVPMICMALVHRFMKHAAPALRLLLANVCFLVPPVLNSIIYSIKTKQIHQEIIQLFLERKC; this is encoded by the exons ATGTTCAACAGCAGTCAattcacacaaaaatattttctgctgACTGGTCTCCCTGGTCTAGAGGCCCTGTACCCTTGTTTTATCTTCCTGTTATGCTTCACATATCTTGTGGCCATTGTGGGAAATAGTCTTATCCTCACAGTGATCAAGAAAAATACCTCTCTGCACCAGCCAATGTACCTATTGCTAGCTATGCTGGCCTTTGCAGAGCTTGGTGTCTCTGCTTCTACACTGTCCACTGTGATGGGCATCTTCCTTTTTGGTGCCAGTGAGATCTACTTTGAAGCCTGCCTTTTGCAGATGTTCTCCATACATTCATTTTCCATCATGGAGTCTGGAGTTCTGCTGGCCGTGTCTGTGGACAGCTTTGTGACCATCTACAACCCACTGTGGTACACGGCCATCCTGACCCTTCCCCGTATTGCTGGTAGTGGAGCTGCACTTGGACTGAAGAGTGTGATGCTCATGTTCCCACTGTCCTTTCTCCTGAAGCATCTTCCCTTCTGTGGACACAACGTCCTCTCCCACTCCTTTTGTCTTCACTCAGATCTAATCTAGCTTCCCTGTGCGGATACTG CCAACAGCATTCTGGGGCTCTGCATTGTTACTTCTAATTTTGGGCTGGACTCGCTGCTCATCATCATCTCTTATGTGCTGATTCTCTACACAGTGCTGGGCATTACCTCTGGGGAGGGATGGCAGAAGGCCCTCAACACATGTGTATCAATTATCTGTGCAGTCCTTGTGTTCTATGTGCCCATGATTTGCATGGCTCTGGTGCACCGCTTCATGAAGCATGCTGCACCAGCTCTCCGTCTACTCCTAGCCAATGTCTGTTTTCTGGTGCCTCCTGTGCTCAATTCCATCATCTACAGTATTAAGACCAAGCAGATTCACCAGGAGATAATCCAACtctttttggaaagaaaatgttAA